The DNA region GACGGTTCTGCTGGCTTCAAACATTTCAAACCCTAAAACCTGTAGGACTTTATTGGGCACATCTGTAAGAGCAGTTGCTGCTCGTAACGCGCCCGTCACATCCCTGTGGAACATGAAGGAAATTTTTGCGAAATTATTATTTTAGCCCCAAACTTTGTCAGCCTGTGGATTAGGTCAGTGATCTTGGGAGGATCATTAATTATTACAGTTTTGGAGTGAAGTAATTTAGCTGCTGACAAATTTCATAGTTTTCCACCTTATGGACTGTTACTTTGAGACCATAGCTGTAAAAACTAGCCTTGTGGGATGGGCACCCACCAGGATGAGGGGTGATAAATCAGTTTGGAAAGTGCCTGGGTACCGTGCAGGCAGATATTTGGGGCAGGTTTTATTAAGACATTGTGAGCCTCTGACCTCAGCTGCTTCTCTTTTTTCTGGGAGGGGACCAAGCCCCTCCCCCATTCTGCACTTGGCTGCCAGGTACTCTGTGCCTCCATCCCACTGTTGGAGTCGCCGCGCGTCTTCAAGATTCTGCCTGCTGTCCTGGCCGCGTGCAGGGTGTGCACCTGCTGTTTGAGGTCGTTCTCAGAGTCAGACTGGAGACTTGGACTAATCTGGATTTAAGTCCAAGTTCATGCTCTCACTTGCTCTTTGGTTCTTGAAACATTCTGCTTTAGGCTTTCTGAGCCCTGTTCTGTCTTCTGAAAAATGGGCATGATAATAGTAATTAGTGATAATCGCAGCTTTTATTCCCTGGGTACGTACTGTGGGTGGAGACCCTACGGAAACAGAGAGCCTTCCATTCACTAGTTCGGTGAATCTTTACGACAGCTCCATAAAATAGTTACTTTTGTTATTATTcctgtttcacagatgaagaaactaaagctTAAAGAGTATTTATTGCTGCATACAAAAGTGCCTCCGAATAGTGGCTTCAAACACTAGTATTGGTGCATTTTGCTCAGGAAGGTGGTCCTTTCCGAGAGCCTCACATGAGGTCAcagccaggctggggctggggctggaaccaTCTGGAAGACTGCCTCACTCACATGTTTGGCCGCGGGGGCTGGGAGGAGGCACAGAGCCTGGAGGCCGGATGAGAAGCAACGCAGCTGAGACCTCACCATCACTCTGCGTGGACTCTCCACGTGGTCTCTCAGCATGGAGGCAGGCAGGACAGCTGCACTTCCCGCCCCACGCGTGGCTCAGGGCTCCATTGCACATGTCCCAGGACCTAGCCCTGGGGATCTGTCTGCACCACCTTTTATGATGGAGCCTTGCCGTCCTGCTGTGCCACCTCTGGCACATGGTTAGAAACAAGTGACAAAGGCCAGCCCATATAGGGAGGCAGGGACAGTTAGACTCCAACCAAACCTTCTGATGGGAGGAGCGTGGAATTTGCAGCCTGTTTTAAGCTACCCAAGAGGACTGTGCACAGGCCAGCTGAGGAAGCAGAGCTCTGGACATCTGCACTCCTGGCCCTCTGGTGGTTCTCTTCCCCAGGGAAGGAAGCAGAGCCGGGTGAGGCGCAGTGCTGCTGCTCGGCTCTGGAGAGGCCAGGGTGCCAGCCACCAGTGCAGACCAGTCCtcaccctcctcccctcctcccacagCCACGTTGGCCTTTTTTTGGCTTCTAACGACGTTTGCCTCCATGGGCACCTTCctccattaagaaaaaaaaatggaaaattgtgtCCTGTGACATGTGAAGTGATTAAGATGAGTGTAGGAATGCGATATGTTACTTTTTGTTTCCATCCCAgacttcattattattattattattttaattttagaagaaaCGGAAGCATTTTCGTGGGCTCTGGGCCTGTGCTTGCGGCATCTGACGAGGAGCCaggcctgcccccacccccaccccctggcaGGCCCTCTCCCTTTCCCCGCCCTGCACTCACTCCTCTCCCCTGCGCCCTGCTGCAGGCCAGGCTTCTCCTCCAGACCCTCAGCCCCCAGGAGCTTCTCTGTACACGGAGTGAGCCCCAGGACGGCTCCTGTGACTGAGCCccctctcctgtcctccctccaCTGGGAATGGATCTGCCTGGTGAGAAGGGACAACTTCACTGTCAGctcacagagccacacccccgcCTGTCTCCTGCCTTGTCTGGGCAGGCAGAGCTGCAGAGAGCCCTCTCTCCCAGTCCCTGAAAGCTGGAGACTAGTAGGGATGGCGTCCGGAGGTGCCCCACCTTGGGGCAAGAACCAGGCCTCCCCAGCCACTTGTCCAGCTGGAAGGACTTTCATCGAGCAGCCAAGCCCAGGGTTTGGGTTTCACAAGGGCCACCTGGTGTCTGTCCTCATAGAACTtagaggttcagaaagaccatccccccaaaaaaataaacaaataattatagaCAAAGGGGGGTTTGATAAGGAATTGGCATTTCTTGGAAACCAAAGCAAGGAGTACTGTGTCTGCATAGGACAGTCACCAGAGGAAGACCAGGACACTTTCCCCTGGAGCCCGAGGTCCTGCCGTGGGGGACCTGCCCCACCTCTCTTTCTACCCACACCCCCACTTTGACTCTCTTGTTGATCTTCTGAGCACTTGGCCAAATAATGGCCCCTCCCCACCTCTTGACCTTGGGGCCTGTTTCATGACCTACAAGGTGGCTGTGGCCAGCCCGTGGACACACCCAGATGAGGATGTTTGTTTAATGGAGAAACTGGCCCAAGATTCTCCAGTTTTAATCTTCCCTCGGTCTCACCCTCATATGgtaactaactttttttttttaaatgggaagatCTTAATATTGGAATTTgtttaaagtgattattttaaattaattcgtTAATTAAAGCTGATTAATTAAAGTGCACCATCCTGAATTTCTCATTTGATTACTAAGACTTTGGTCACGCACGTGAAAATGGTCTGTGGCTCACAGAGGGGACCCACGACGTAGGAGGCCTGGAGGTCACTCAGCAGTAATGGCAGAAGGTGGACAAGAAGGGCTGACCTGTGTCCGCAGCCAGCTGAGGTTGGGGTACAGGGAAGTGACATGAAGGTAGCCTATGATTTAGAAAGATGGCCCTTTGGCGATGTGAACAGTGAGTAACATTTGCAAATTAGAAATCTGTGCCGGCCAACACTTTAAGTAGAGCAAAGGGTTCGACTTGAACTGACTGACTTCAGAAGACATGTCCCCCCAGCTGCAGCCAAAGTCCCTCCCTGCCTGGCCCTCAGGGGGTCTGGAATGGAGCCCTGTGCATTACTCACTTCTGAGTCCAAAGACACAGGCTGGGGCGGTTATGGGAATGACCTTGACACTGAGTGTCGATTCTCTCCCTGGTGAAAACCACTGGCTTATAGAATAACTTGTGCCTTCTCTCTGTGGGAATCATGAATGTTGTTTGTGAAGCCCTCTCACCGCGCAGTGGGATTTAACAACTCTGTGAGGCGTGTGAGCGGGACTGAGTGGCCCAGTGTGACCAATGAGGGAAAAGGCTCAGACTGTGGGGGGGcgcttgcccagggtcacagctCCTCGGGATGGAGCAGGAATCTGCACCCGTGCTTTCTGCAGCCAGTCACCATCACGTGTCCCTCTTGTGGTGCCCTTAGTGTGCCTGCAGGTGGGAGAGTTTTCTGGGCTTGGCTCCGTGTGTGTCCTAGCTGGGTTGAGTTTCCTACCGTCGCTCTAATACTACCATAGCCTAGGTGGCTTGAAGAACAGACACCTACTGCCTAACAGTGTGAAGGGCAGAAGTCCAAACCCACCGTGTGGGTGGGGTCACGCTCACTGCAGGTTCCAGGGGAGGAGCCTCCGTAGCCTTTTCCTGGTTCATGGCAGTGGCCCCTGTCCTTGGTGGCCCTTGGCTTGTGCATGCATCATCCCGGCCCCAGCCCCAATCGTCACACGTGCCGTCCTACGTCCAGCTCTCCCTATGAAGGCACCATCATTGGATGTAGGGCCCACCCTAGTCCAGATGAGCTCATTGtaacttgattacatctgcaaaggtGCTGTTTCCATGTGGGGTCACAGGTGCCAGTCACTAGGACTTGAACATCTTTTGGGGAGACCCTGTTCAACTTGTTACTTGGAGAGATTGCTGGGGGGCCCTAGTGGGCCCTCAGCCAGAAGGTTCTCTGAGTAGTCCATGCTGTCCCACCACAGAGTCTTCACTGTCCCCTGCTCAGGTCACTTAATTCAGCCCTGtgtccccccaccctcccccgtCCTCTGCCAGCATGGGTGTGAGTCTGTGCTGCCAGCTTGGAGCCCATGGGAACAGGTTGTGCTGCTTTGGCATCTGCTTGGGATGCTGCCAACGCCTGGGCACAGTGAGTGGGTGGCAGCTTGGACTCTGTGTTTACTGAGAAGCAGGGCCACCCCCGCCTGCATATGTCCCCTTCCTTGGGGCCTCTGGCTGCACTTGGTGTGTTATCAAGTCAAGGTATGGCTTGGACCTCAGGTGGCCAAGGGGCCGTTGTGTCTGGGGAAGCATCTGGAGCTCAGGTGGACAGTGATCGGCTTCTTCCCTACCAGGAGCCAAGCGTTGCTGGTGCAGGGCTGTCTGGCTGAGTCTGTTTCCCTCCAGCCCAGTGGGAGGCATGTGGGAGTTTTCATGTGTCTGCAGCCAGGGGACTCGGTGAGCGTCCCTTGGGTGAGTCGTTTTGCTCCCTGAGCACCATGCAGGGCTGCTGTGGCATTCAATGAGATGACGCCTATTAAAACAGGGCCCTGATAAATGCCAGCTGCCTGCACTGGAACCTGGGGGGTGCTTGGCCGAGGAGCAGAGTCCAAGATGGCACCTCCCTCTGTCTGCTGCAGGATGGTGCTCCGTGGCCCCCATGGGAGCTGCTCACAGGAACAGGTGGAGGACCTGGACAAGGAGGGGTTCCCGAAGGAAACTTCTTGCCCTTGCCAATGCGTGCCTGAAGGGGCATTGTGTTCCCCTTCCCTCCAGGACGAGGTGATAGTGGCCACTTGGTGGGGAGGTTTCTCGCTCAACACCAGAGAGAGGGAACAGGGGTCCTCTGGAATCTGGTGATGGTTTTATGCTGAGGACTAGAGGAAACCTAAGAGGGTGGTGTGAAAGGGGAAAGGAACCGTCCCATGGGTAGCGTGAGAGGCAGCCTGGGTCACCTGCATGTGGAGGACAGGAATCGAAGGTTTTAGGACACAGGAGCCTGGAGCAACCTGGCCAAAAAATATTGACTCCACGGCTCTTAAGGAAAAGTTTTCTGCAAAGTGGATCCGGGGCAGCATGACCCCTAACTCTTCTCAGTTCTGAGGGCTTGAATCTGTCCTCACTTCCTGTGTGTGACTTTGATCCCCAAAGCTGCCTGAGGACCCCCGAGGGCTTTGGCTGCTCCTGAAAGACCACAGGCTTTACCCAGCAGGCAGCAGAGGGCCGGGGGTATAGCAGGTGCTCAGGTTACAATAACAGAGGAGCCCTGGTGCCCAGGACAGCTTGCTTAAGCACTGGGAGTTCTCAGCAGAGCTGCATGGTCCTCCTGGGGACAGTTTTAAATGCTGGTGTCTGGGTCCCTCACTGTGTTATGCTGCGGCAGGTCTGGGGTGGGGTCTGGGCACCAGTTTCTTTGAAAGCTCCCCATGGATGCTGCATCCAGGGTTAGGTTCCCCCCCAGCTCCAGGGTGTGGCTGCCTTGTGTGGGCACTTGTCCTTCTCTATTGAGTCTGTTTCACCATTTGCAAATGACCCCGTGGAGATGAGTAGGTAGTGGTTCCAGTGAGTGCCAGGCACCCAGGGACACCTGGCTGCTGGCGAGTGCAAGTGGCATGCTGGTTTTGCTCTGCTTTGATGGACAGCGTTCGCTTGTGCTCAGGGAAGTCAGCAGATTCccgagagagggaagagaggcgGCGGCTGCTGATGAGATGGTGTGAGCTGGGTTGGCCCTGGGCCAGGTATGCTCTTCGGGTCCAGAGGGGTGTTGACAGTGTTTGCAAGAATGCATCTTCTCGGTGTAGGTTTCCTTTGGGTGAAAAGTGCCATTTTGTCATAAATTCCTCTCCTTGAGAAGAGCCAGCGCAGGTGTGTTAATGAGCTCTCACTGAACACACACTATGTGCCGCATCTGTGCAAGGGCTTGGGGACCCTAAATGAGTTCTACAAATTAGATGAAGTCATGCCCTGTTGGAGCCCATGTTGGAGTCATGCCCTGTTGGTCCCCCTCCCCGGCGCCATAACAGGAAAAGGGCCACCAGGGAGAGGTTTGTCCCTGACAATCAGGGCTTCAGAGCCTGTGTGCAGCAGCGTGTGCAGGGGCCCCTGGCAACCATCATGCTcatgggaacattttttttcttgctcccAGTTGACTGAGAAAGGAGATTTGGAACCAGGCCAGTGCCCTTCTGCCGGTGAAGAGCCCTGGGTCTGTAGATTGTTGGGTTTCGACGTAAAGCAGAAAGTCCGCAAGGCCGTGCCTGAGAGAGCAAGCCTTCCTGCAAGTCCTGCTTCCCTTCGTACATTGCAGAGCTTCGGAGATTGTAACGAGGTGCCTGCCAGCCGCACAGCAACGTCAGAGGGGATGTGGTGGCGTCCTAGGGAGGTATCGATAGCTGTAGTTACGGGAAGGGTGGCATGCAGAGACTGTAGGGTCCTCGGTCACAGCAGCGTTTGCCAGCACATGCACTGGAGCAGTGCCATTGACTGGGGTTCACCCTGCTGCATGTGTCTGCAgagcacctctgctctctggctcTGAATTGCAGCCAGGGGCACCCATAGGGCCCAAGCAGGAACAGGCCTGACAGCCAGAATCTGGAGATGGGTGACAGATGCCATGTGAGAAGTAAGTTAGGAAGCACAGCACCCGGAGAAAGGTGTCCTGGGAGGGGCCAGCTGAGCTGCTCTTGGAGGAGGAGTAGCAATGAGCCATGTGAAGAGGGACAGTCCAGGCAGCAGGAACAGGTTTGTGTCTGAGCCTGGGAGGAGAGCATGAGGGAGGCCTGCTGGGCTTAGCCCAGGCCAGTGGGAAGGTTGGAGGCCAGATCAGAGGCCAGTGCAGAGTGGAGGCCAGATCGGGCCAAGACACACATGTTTGCATGCAGGATTGATTTGGTGTTGGGACCCCATCTTAGCTCAGTGTCCTCACAGCACATTAAGTAAAGCACGCCTGGCGCACGTACGTGCGTGGGTGCAAGTGTCAGGAGATGGAGAGCTGTAGAACAGGGCAAGCCAACACGCAGGCACCCGGATGGTCAGGTTGTCTGTGCCTTCCAAGGTGGCACGTAATAATTCCAGGTCCCAGGGGTCAGCTCCCTTGGGCATCAGAGTTCACTACACTTCACAACCTTCCTACTAAGTGGGAATTGGTCCTTGCTCTAGAGGCCTCCCATGATGCCATGGGGAGCCTCAGGGCCTCTGATCTTCCTGGCATGGTTTTCTGGCACCTTCTCTCACTGCTAGCACCCTGAGCGCCAGACCTTCAGAATTTCTTTCAGGTCAATTTCTCCTTCCTTCGAGCAATAGGAGAAAAATCCCTGGAACAGTCTCCTGCTTCCGCTCCTCCTTCCAACCTTCTCTCTGACCTCAGGTTCTCTCGGTGCAGCCATTGCTCCTGCACTTCTGGGCCTCTGTAGCACACAGTGCCCGTCCATCAGAGTGTTCACCTCAAAGTCCCTTGCTAAGTTCCTTGTGGGCCTTACACACCTGTTGAATTCCCAGCACCTAGCAGGTACCTAGCCCTCTGGCACTTgctaaaatatttgtcaaataaatcaGTGAATCACTGAGAAAGCCCAAGCTCAGGGAAGTTGAGAAACGTTCCTGAGGTCACACTGCCAGTGAGTGGCAGTGTCAGCGGTCACTCTCCTATGTGGCTGCACACCTGCTGTCCCTACCTGCAACACCagcttctgcctcccaagccaaAATGGGAATtctgaagcagcagcagcagcattagAAAGAGGCTGGTCTTCCAGCAGAAGGGTCCCAGAGTGAGCCAGGCAGCACGTCAGGACTCAGGGTTCAGGCTtcttggggaaactgaggcaggattcCAGAAACAGAGATTGAGCTGGCCCAGCTAAGGGAGGGATGTGTGCAAGCACCCCCTGTGCCCAAGGAGGCCTGGTCTGTCGCAGCAGGAATCTTTGCAGCCTACCTCTGGGGATAGGACGAGGTACCTTCTGTCCTGTTTGCCTCCGAATGTAAGTGGGGCTCCTGTGaaagggccagggccaggccagggaTCGCACCACACCCTCCCAAACCCTAGAGGCCATTCCCCCAAACAGAAGTAGAAAACCTCTGCCACCTTTGCTGTCTCTCTGTAGAGCAGCAACTTAGACTCTGCTTGCAGGTGGGTTGAGGATAGTGCCCAGGCTCCCCATATGTGCATGCACTTATTTTCTATTTGCAAAAAATAACACTTTGCAGTGTTGACATAGTAGATATCACAGGCTGACATGTGGAGCCCGTTACAGTTTACAAACAGTGCCAAGGGCAGGATCTCTTTCTAGGCCTCTCTCTGGGAACCTTCCTCTCCTCAGCCCTCCTTCCACATTATACAGGCCACTCAGTTCCCAGAGCAAGCTCCCCTGCCCTGTTTAGCCATCACTAAAATAGTACCTTATAGGTTATTCCTTgatgcaatttatttattcatttatctatttattctgagataaggtctcattatgttgctcaggctggcctccaattcctgggctcaaatgatcctcctgcctcaacctcccaagtagctgggactgcaaGCACACATACACCACTGCATTCATTCCTTCAAATAGCTCTGCTGggtgttttatttacttaatatttaagaTTCCGTCTTAATTA from Ictidomys tridecemlineatus isolate mIctTri1 chromosome 5, mIctTri1.hap1, whole genome shotgun sequence includes:
- the LOC120886275 gene encoding uncharacterized protein LOC120886275 isoform X1 → MLFSLTEKGDLEPGQCPSAGEEPWVCRLLGFDVKQKVRKAVPERASLPASPASLRTLQSFGDCNEVPASRTATSEGMWWRPREVSLTRKIKTFATKMVITSGNDEDKGGQEKESKEESVLAMLGIIGTILNLIVIIFVYIYTTL